The Paenibacillus sp. FSL R7-0204 genome includes a region encoding these proteins:
- a CDS encoding LTA synthase family protein translates to MSRLLPSKRLSYLLIILLAVGFGLNLFLQLASFRMDVLHALKWVGAFPWLYCTGSLFIFFILLLSSVIVPNVYAGPAVVSALFVLLGIASDQKLATRGEPLFPWDLMLLKNAEGMSKITSGIITPFAIGATVLLVGGLVFVIMKLPKNRIRLSLRVTLAGISVGLSAWFLVLVTGQYPVVAAMNYQNIFWNQKVNYTQNGFVYAFAGNLRQSLMDKPEGYSREAVEAVAAKYSALPDAPLQAVPKEEPNIMFMMNEAFFDPTRLPGYTLSEDPLKFIHGVAGQTPSGYLLSPEFGGNTANVEFEALTGLSMYFMGDGTIPYQQRIVKMSSLPSIVSILKDRGYEALALHPFDETFYNRNRVYPLLGFDRFTSEKDLPDADRLTPKGYISDKAAVKEAVRQLQTASGPAFLHLVTMQNHFPFVKGVNGPNTITVQGGLPEQKDELETYVQDTKLTDEAMAYLQQELLKIKRPTIAVFWGDHLPALSAGIYTAAGWDQEPRLKHETKLLVLANFEIGKEPLGTLSPAFLGPAVFRLSGQTLPVFYKLLDQVQAEIPGLSKQVLIGAGDKGILKELTPEQQELLNDYRLVEYDLLEGEKYAESLMF, encoded by the coding sequence TTGTCACGGTTATTGCCATCTAAGCGTTTGTCGTATTTATTGATTATTTTGCTTGCTGTAGGGTTTGGGCTGAATTTGTTTTTGCAGTTGGCTTCTTTTCGGATGGATGTGCTCCATGCGCTAAAGTGGGTTGGCGCCTTTCCTTGGTTGTATTGTACAGGAAGCCTGTTTATTTTCTTCATCTTGCTCTTAAGTTCGGTAATTGTGCCGAATGTGTATGCGGGACCGGCAGTCGTCTCGGCGCTGTTCGTGCTGCTGGGGATTGCCAGTGATCAGAAGCTGGCTACGAGAGGCGAACCGCTGTTTCCGTGGGATCTGATGCTGCTGAAGAATGCCGAAGGCATGAGCAAGATTACCAGCGGGATAATCACTCCGTTTGCTATAGGGGCCACTGTTCTGCTTGTTGGCGGTCTGGTCTTTGTGATTATGAAGCTGCCGAAGAACCGGATCAGATTGTCCTTACGCGTGACTCTGGCGGGAATATCTGTGGGGCTAAGCGCTTGGTTTCTTGTGCTGGTCACCGGTCAATATCCTGTGGTTGCAGCAATGAACTATCAAAACATCTTCTGGAATCAGAAGGTGAATTATACCCAGAACGGGTTTGTGTATGCCTTCGCCGGGAATCTGCGGCAGAGCCTGATGGACAAGCCGGAGGGCTACAGCCGTGAAGCGGTGGAAGCGGTGGCTGCCAAGTATTCGGCATTGCCGGATGCGCCGTTGCAAGCTGTGCCGAAGGAAGAGCCGAACATTATGTTTATGATGAATGAGGCATTCTTTGATCCTACGCGCCTGCCTGGGTATACATTAAGCGAAGATCCGCTGAAGTTCATCCATGGGGTGGCGGGGCAGACGCCGTCCGGTTATTTGCTGTCCCCGGAATTCGGCGGCAATACGGCTAATGTGGAGTTCGAAGCCCTGACCGGGCTGTCGATGTATTTTATGGGGGATGGAACGATTCCTTATCAGCAGCGCATCGTCAAAATGTCCTCCCTGCCCTCGATCGTCAGTATTCTGAAGGACAGAGGTTATGAAGCACTGGCGTTGCATCCGTTCGATGAGACCTTCTATAACCGGAACCGTGTCTATCCGCTGCTGGGCTTCGACCGCTTCACGAGTGAGAAGGATCTGCCGGACGCTGACCGCCTGACTCCAAAGGGGTATATCTCGGATAAAGCGGCTGTAAAAGAGGCAGTCCGGCAGCTTCAAACGGCATCGGGCCCGGCATTTCTGCATCTGGTGACGATGCAGAATCATTTTCCATTCGTCAAAGGCGTGAACGGACCGAACACTATCACCGTCCAAGGCGGCCTGCCGGAGCAGAAGGATGAGCTGGAGACTTATGTACAGGATACTAAGCTGACAGACGAGGCCATGGCTTATCTCCAGCAGGAGCTGCTGAAGATCAAGCGGCCCACCATTGCGGTGTTCTGGGGAGATCATCTGCCCGCGCTCAGCGCCGGGATCTATACCGCAGCAGGCTGGGATCAGGAGCCAAGGCTGAAGCATGAGACGAAGCTGCTGGTACTCGCTAACTTTGAGATCGGCAAGGAGCCGCTCGGGACGCTTAGCCCGGCCTTTCTCGGTCCTGCAGTCTTCCGGTTATCCGGGCAGACGCTGCCAGTCTTCTACAAGCTGCTGGATCAAGTGCAAGCGGAAATTCCTGGACTCAGCAAGCAGGTGCTGATCGGTGCAGGCGATAAGGGAATCCTGAAGGAGCTGACCCCGGAGCAGCAGGAGCTACTGAATGACTACCGTCTGGTAGAATATGATCTGCTGGAAGGGGAGAAATACGCGGAATCTCTGATGTTCTGA
- a CDS encoding aldose 1-epimerase produces the protein MTSITAFEGHYEGEAAVWLKAGRYEAAILPGIGGNLICFRDTESGYRFLHEPGAEEMEAFKANPGIHGIPVLFPPNRYEDGEFPWNGQTYHLPVNEAKTGNHLHGFLHTAAWEVEEFGTGTSESFVTVAIKVDENHPSYQYLPFKYTVKLRYTLGEGGLSQQLLVHNDGDVLMPCLLAFHTAINAPFAPGSSAQDYRVKLTIGERWELNERMLPTGKFQELTADEVALRGEGLYPFYASMDNHYTAAAQNGRNRMELTDSKAGVTLVYDVGTSYKQWMIWNNGGAEGFFCPEPQINLVNAPKVDLPADDIGLFGLEPGEYWEESSRIYVK, from the coding sequence ATGACATCGATTACAGCATTTGAAGGACACTATGAGGGCGAAGCTGCTGTCTGGCTGAAGGCCGGCCGTTATGAAGCGGCTATTCTGCCAGGCATCGGCGGGAATCTGATCTGCTTCCGTGATACTGAGAGCGGTTACCGTTTCCTGCATGAGCCGGGCGCGGAGGAGATGGAAGCATTCAAGGCTAACCCGGGCATTCACGGCATTCCTGTGTTATTCCCGCCGAACCGTTATGAGGATGGAGAGTTCCCGTGGAACGGACAGACCTACCATCTGCCTGTTAATGAAGCCAAGACCGGCAACCATCTGCACGGGTTCCTACATACTGCTGCATGGGAGGTAGAGGAATTCGGCACCGGCACAAGCGAAAGCTTCGTCACTGTTGCCATTAAGGTGGATGAGAATCATCCGTCCTATCAGTACCTGCCGTTCAAATACACGGTCAAGCTGCGCTACACGCTCGGTGAAGGCGGCCTGTCCCAGCAGTTGCTGGTCCACAATGACGGCGATGTGCTGATGCCTTGCCTGCTGGCGTTCCACACGGCTATCAATGCTCCATTCGCACCAGGCAGCAGCGCGCAGGATTACCGTGTTAAGCTGACGATCGGCGAACGTTGGGAGCTTAACGAGCGGATGCTGCCAACCGGCAAATTCCAGGAGCTGACTGCCGATGAGGTGGCTCTGCGCGGCGAAGGATTATATCCGTTCTACGCGTCGATGGACAACCACTACACCGCAGCCGCCCAGAATGGACGGAACCGGATGGAGCTCACCGACAGTAAGGCTGGAGTTACACTGGTATATGATGTGGGAACCTCGTATAAGCAATGGATGATCTGGAACAACGGCGGGGCCGAAGGATTCTTCTGCCCAGAGCCGCAGATCAACCTCGTGAACGCCCCGAAGGTGGATCTGCCTGCTGATGACATCGGCTTGTTCGGGCTGGAGCCTGGGGAATATTGGGAGGAAAGCAGCCGGATATACGTGAAGTAG
- a CDS encoding MgtC/SapB family protein has protein sequence MDLLHTESIIKLLVAMLFGLFIGIDRQLKQKPLGIRTSMVISIASCLVTLVSIHAYDKFGGPEHPSMDPMRLAAQIVSGIGFLGAGVILRRGGDAISGLTSAALIWTASGIGIAVGAGFFVEAGYAVVLLMFAVNAVPHLIKAIGPEVLNKHEISIKIIMEPNYILTDVIQKIEQRNVMTDQRKTRKTGRTIRRMKIKDLEDGRQMIDMVVSAPDKDYATEIYYDVKKIEHVMSVEVEQL, from the coding sequence ATGGACCTGCTGCATACGGAATCAATCATTAAGCTGCTGGTGGCCATGCTGTTCGGGCTGTTCATCGGCATTGACCGCCAATTGAAACAGAAACCGCTGGGAATCCGGACCAGTATGGTCATCAGCATCGCCAGCTGTCTGGTAACCCTGGTATCTATTCATGCGTATGACAAATTCGGCGGACCGGAGCATCCGAGCATGGACCCAATGCGTCTGGCGGCGCAGATCGTCAGCGGTATCGGTTTTTTGGGAGCGGGTGTTATTCTGCGCAGAGGCGGAGATGCCATCTCCGGGCTGACCTCGGCAGCACTGATCTGGACAGCATCCGGTATCGGGATTGCAGTCGGCGCGGGATTTTTTGTAGAGGCGGGTTATGCGGTGGTGCTGCTTATGTTTGCGGTCAACGCGGTACCTCATCTAATCAAGGCCATCGGACCCGAAGTGCTGAACAAGCACGAGATCTCCATCAAAATCATTATGGAACCGAACTATATTCTTACTGATGTTATTCAAAAGATTGAGCAGCGGAATGTCATGACCGACCAGCGCAAAACGCGCAAAACCGGCCGGACCATCCGGCGGATGAAAATCAAGGATCTTGAGGATGGCAGGCAGATGATCGACATGGTCGTTTCTGCGCCAGACAAGGATTACGCTACGGAAATCTATTATGATGTCAAAAAAATCGAGCATGTCATGAGTGTCGAAGTGGAGCAGCTGTAA
- a CDS encoding SDR family oxidoreductase, giving the protein MTAKKLEGKVAIVTGGGSGIGRASVLEFARSGAKVALLDRTVENAEKVAAQIKQEGGEAEVFECDIADPQQVEHAVKQVVRKWGQLDVVFANAGINGAMTPIETMDIESWDQTIQINLRGTFATVKYAIPHLKKKGGSILINSSINGNRVFSNVGFSAYSTTKAGQVAFMKMAALELAQYKIRVNAICPGAITTNIDDNTYPSDDLKEVQIEVEFPDGGQPLEKGPGRPDQVAKLALFLASEDSDHITGTEIYCDGAESLLHG; this is encoded by the coding sequence ATGACTGCTAAGAAACTGGAAGGCAAGGTAGCAATTGTTACAGGAGGCGGCTCAGGCATCGGCCGGGCATCTGTGCTGGAGTTCGCCAGAAGCGGGGCCAAGGTGGCACTTCTGGACCGGACGGTGGAGAATGCGGAGAAGGTGGCCGCTCAGATCAAGCAAGAGGGCGGAGAAGCCGAAGTGTTTGAATGTGATATTGCTGATCCGCAGCAGGTGGAGCATGCTGTTAAGCAGGTTGTCCGGAAGTGGGGACAACTGGATGTGGTCTTCGCCAATGCCGGGATCAACGGCGCCATGACACCGATTGAGACGATGGACATTGAGTCATGGGATCAGACGATTCAGATTAATCTGCGGGGCACCTTCGCCACCGTCAAATATGCCATCCCCCATCTTAAGAAGAAGGGCGGCAGTATTCTGATCAACAGCTCGATCAACGGCAACCGGGTATTCTCCAATGTCGGGTTCTCTGCCTATAGTACAACCAAGGCGGGTCAGGTGGCTTTTATGAAGATGGCTGCGCTTGAGCTGGCCCAGTACAAGATTCGTGTAAACGCTATCTGTCCGGGAGCCATTACCACGAATATAGATGATAATACCTATCCTTCGGATGATCTGAAGGAAGTGCAGATTGAAGTGGAGTTCCCGGATGGCGGGCAGCCGCTGGAGAAGGGGCCGGGGCGTCCGGATCAGGTGGCCAAGCTGGCGCTGTTCCTGGCTTCTGAGGATTCGGATCACATTACGGGTACGGAAATCTACTGTGACGGAGCAGAATCGCTTCTGCACGGCTAA
- a CDS encoding ABC transporter ATP-binding protein, translated as MLKLDNVCKLFNPGSPDEKVALLGIDLELNAGDFVTIIGSNGAGKSTLMNIISGVMKPDLGEARIEGSSISHLAEYQRARWIGRVFQDPMAGTAPHMTIEENLAMAYKRGKPRGLSLGVNAQRRTLFREQLSRLGIGLEDRLRAKVGLLSGGERQALSLLMATFTQPQILLLDEHTAALDPSRAELITTLTESIVREMKLTTLMVTHNMDQAIRLGNRLIMMDKGSIILDFDETRKKDLTVERLLGEFEAISGHKLADDRMMLG; from the coding sequence ATGTTGAAGCTTGACAATGTATGTAAGCTGTTCAACCCCGGCTCGCCGGATGAGAAGGTCGCGCTGCTGGGGATCGATCTTGAACTGAACGCGGGCGATTTCGTAACGATTATCGGCAGTAACGGTGCCGGCAAATCTACACTGATGAATATTATCTCAGGCGTGATGAAGCCCGATCTGGGGGAAGCGCGTATTGAAGGCAGCTCGATCAGCCATCTGGCGGAGTACCAGCGAGCACGCTGGATCGGCCGGGTCTTCCAGGACCCGATGGCCGGGACTGCGCCGCATATGACCATTGAGGAGAACCTGGCCATGGCCTACAAGCGCGGCAAGCCCCGCGGGCTGTCCTTGGGTGTCAATGCGCAGAGACGTACGCTGTTCCGCGAACAGCTCAGCCGCCTGGGCATCGGCCTGGAGGACCGGCTGCGGGCCAAGGTGGGGCTGCTCTCAGGAGGCGAGCGGCAGGCGCTGAGCCTGCTGATGGCGACTTTCACCCAGCCGCAGATTCTGCTGCTGGATGAGCATACAGCTGCGCTGGACCCTTCGCGCGCCGAACTGATCACCACGCTAACGGAATCGATTGTCCGCGAGATGAAGCTGACTACGCTGATGGTTACCCATAATATGGATCAGGCGATCCGGCTGGGCAACCGGCTCATTATGATGGATAAAGGGTCGATCATCCTCGATTTCGATGAGACGCGCAAGAAGGATCTGACGGTAGAGCGTCTGCTTGGCGAATTCGAAGCGATCAGCGGCCATAAGCTGGCTGACGACCGGATGATGCTGGGCTGA
- a CDS encoding ABC transporter permease, whose protein sequence is MYNSLIGALEMGLLYAFMALGVYITFRILDFPDLTVDGSFTTGGAIAAVMISSGYTPLLATLCAMLGGMAAGMCTGLLHTKGKINGLLSGILMMIALYSINLRILDKPNVSLMGEDTLFSSMNPLLVMPFIVVLVKILMDLFLRTDLGLALRATGDNSRMIRSFGVNTDTTTILGISLSNGLVALSGALIAQYSTFADASMGIGMIVIGLASVIIGEAIFGAKNVFRATLAVLLGSIVYRIVVALALRVPWLKASDLKLITAIIVIIALVFPSVQRYVKQKSTARRRTAELAELAQRSKQRGGAANVEA, encoded by the coding sequence ATGTATAATTCATTAATCGGGGCTCTGGAAATGGGCCTGCTCTACGCATTCATGGCACTTGGGGTGTATATTACCTTCCGTATTCTGGATTTTCCTGATCTGACGGTGGATGGAAGCTTCACAACCGGCGGCGCGATTGCTGCAGTGATGATCAGCAGCGGTTATACTCCGCTTTTGGCGACCTTGTGCGCAATGCTCGGGGGAATGGCGGCAGGGATGTGTACCGGTCTGCTCCATACCAAAGGTAAAATCAACGGGCTGTTGTCCGGGATTTTGATGATGATTGCCTTGTATTCGATCAATCTGCGGATTCTGGATAAGCCGAATGTCTCCCTGATGGGGGAGGATACGTTATTCAGCTCCATGAATCCGCTGCTGGTCATGCCTTTTATCGTTGTACTGGTCAAAATCCTGATGGATCTGTTCCTGCGTACTGATCTGGGACTGGCCCTGCGGGCTACCGGCGACAACTCGCGGATGATCCGCAGCTTCGGGGTGAACACGGATACAACAACCATTCTGGGGATCAGCCTGTCGAACGGGCTGGTGGCGCTCTCGGGTGCATTGATCGCCCAGTACTCTACCTTCGCCGATGCGTCGATGGGGATCGGGATGATTGTCATCGGGCTTGCGTCGGTGATTATCGGGGAAGCGATCTTCGGTGCGAAGAACGTCTTCCGGGCGACACTGGCTGTGCTGCTCGGCTCCATCGTGTACCGGATCGTTGTCGCTCTGGCACTCCGGGTACCTTGGCTCAAGGCTTCCGACCTCAAGCTGATCACCGCAATTATCGTCATTATTGCCCTCGTCTTCCCGTCGGTTCAGCGGTATGTGAAGCAGAAGAGCACGGCCCGCAGACGGACCGCAGAGCTTGCTGAGCTGGCTCAGCGCAGTAAGCAGAGAGGAGGGGCCGCCAATGTTGAAGCTTGA
- a CDS encoding ABC transporter substrate-binding protein, translated as MKTKKIWMGLSMALMLVAAGCGNNNAAVKNDAGTGNAPAAATEAPASNAGSGDAKSYKIAISQYVEHPSLDATREGFLAALKDAGIVEGENLKVDLQNAQADQANNLSIAQKIAGDKNDLVLGIATPSAQAVVQNVKDTPILFAAVTDPLDAKIVSDLEHPGGNVSGVSDTNPESITRLMNFIATQFPKVKKLGLVINEGEPNAVVMADIAKGELDKHGIELVKAATTNTSEVKQAAESLVGRVDALYITLDNSVVSGVDSIIQTANDNKLPFFSADRDTVEKGAFATVGFKYYDHGYQVGQMAVEVLKNGKSPGDMKVIMQEKLDLVLNLKAAAAQGIEVTDAMKAEVADPGNNIIQ; from the coding sequence ATGAAGACGAAGAAGATTTGGATGGGGCTTAGTATGGCCTTGATGCTCGTAGCTGCCGGTTGCGGGAACAATAATGCAGCAGTGAAGAATGACGCGGGCACCGGGAATGCCCCGGCCGCAGCGACGGAAGCTCCAGCCTCAAATGCAGGCTCCGGCGATGCCAAGTCCTACAAGATTGCCATCTCGCAATACGTTGAGCATCCGTCACTGGACGCTACCCGTGAGGGATTCCTGGCCGCACTGAAGGATGCAGGGATTGTTGAAGGGGAGAATCTGAAGGTGGATCTTCAGAACGCTCAGGCCGATCAGGCCAACAACCTGTCCATTGCCCAGAAGATTGCCGGTGACAAGAACGATCTGGTGCTGGGGATTGCAACGCCTTCGGCTCAGGCTGTCGTGCAGAACGTGAAGGACACTCCGATTCTGTTCGCTGCCGTAACCGACCCTCTTGATGCCAAAATTGTAAGTGATCTGGAGCACCCCGGAGGCAATGTGTCCGGTGTATCCGATACCAATCCTGAGTCGATTACCCGCCTGATGAACTTCATTGCCACGCAGTTCCCCAAGGTGAAGAAGCTGGGCCTTGTCATAAATGAAGGGGAGCCGAACGCTGTAGTTATGGCGGATATCGCCAAGGGTGAACTGGACAAGCACGGGATTGAGCTGGTGAAGGCGGCGACTACCAATACTTCGGAAGTGAAGCAGGCTGCGGAATCGCTTGTAGGGCGTGTAGATGCGCTGTACATTACGCTTGATAACTCTGTTGTTAGCGGCGTAGACTCGATTATCCAGACGGCTAACGACAACAAGCTTCCGTTCTTCTCAGCAGACCGTGATACGGTGGAGAAGGGTGCTTTTGCTACGGTAGGCTTCAAATACTATGATCATGGCTACCAGGTCGGCCAAATGGCGGTAGAAGTGCTTAAGAACGGAAAAAGCCCCGGCGATATGAAGGTAATCATGCAGGAGAAGCTGGACTTGGTTCTTAACCTCAAGGCAGCGGCAGCACAGGGAATTGAAGTGACTGATGCCATGAAGGCTGAAGTGGCTGACCCGGGTAATAATATTATTCAATAA
- a CDS encoding C40 family peptidase → MPIINLHTSKILLSSAILVTAITGTTACSYTSKDSTPKVNSLTPTGTFAGSYYEKNSFTDKEGKYWIPLKPAAASIGFRMKDDTASGGYTKLGYSDVMYMLRPDSSQVFSLGQKITLLDVPIRREGQIYITPTALSKLLQTEVGWNPVTGEINIATPSDRESTEDSGKVEAAKPLRIQSVSNVDTGELVAYAKKFLGVPYDFGAGSYEETKRFDCSSFTRHVFKKFGVDLPRLAKDQDNIGRRVSRSSLEPGDLIFFTVPGRFESDAVPGHVGIYIGGGNFIHTWGDPGVQISELDSGYWSNVILHMQRVL, encoded by the coding sequence ATGCCAATAATCAATCTGCATACAAGCAAAATTTTATTATCCTCCGCCATTCTAGTTACCGCCATTACGGGAACAACCGCCTGCAGCTACACCAGCAAGGACAGTACTCCCAAGGTTAACTCGCTGACCCCAACCGGAACATTTGCGGGCAGCTATTATGAGAAGAATTCTTTTACCGACAAGGAAGGCAAGTACTGGATTCCGCTCAAACCGGCTGCCGCCTCCATCGGCTTCCGGATGAAGGATGACACGGCAAGCGGCGGCTATACCAAGCTCGGCTATAGTGATGTCATGTATATGCTGCGGCCGGATTCCAGCCAAGTGTTCTCACTCGGCCAGAAAATCACCCTTCTTGATGTCCCTATCCGCCGTGAAGGCCAAATCTACATCACCCCTACCGCCTTATCCAAGCTGCTGCAGACAGAGGTCGGGTGGAATCCCGTTACCGGCGAGATTAATATCGCGACTCCTTCCGACAGGGAGAGTACAGAGGACTCCGGTAAGGTGGAGGCTGCGAAGCCGCTGCGGATTCAGAGTGTATCAAATGTGGACACGGGCGAGCTGGTCGCATATGCCAAGAAATTTCTCGGTGTCCCATACGATTTTGGTGCTGGCTCCTATGAGGAGACCAAGCGCTTCGACTGCTCGTCCTTTACACGCCATGTCTTTAAGAAGTTCGGGGTAGATCTGCCCCGGCTGGCCAAAGATCAGGACAACATCGGCAGACGGGTGTCACGCAGCTCGCTGGAGCCCGGCGATCTGATCTTCTTCACCGTACCCGGACGTTTCGAGAGCGACGCCGTTCCCGGTCACGTCGGTATCTACATCGGCGGCGGGAATTTCATTCACACCTGGGGTGACCCCGGCGTACAGATTAGTGAGCTGGACAGCGGATACTGGAGCAACGTAATTCTGCACATGCAGCGCGTGCTCTAG
- a CDS encoding DUF2500 domain-containing protein has product MHNAGVFNGLYPAAASSQSGFFTEGPFLLKLILLLIAGFVAYTIWRGLKTWLTNQTSPLQSRVVTAVAKRTEVWGGRGHMGTHTSYYVTFEFHNGSRRELEVKPKAYAMIVEGDRGELSYQGSRFKGFVRAGMQRDSGVSR; this is encoded by the coding sequence TTGCATAATGCAGGCGTATTTAACGGTTTGTACCCGGCAGCGGCCAGCAGCCAGAGCGGATTTTTCACGGAGGGGCCGTTCTTGTTAAAACTCATTCTGCTGCTGATTGCAGGCTTTGTTGCATATACTATTTGGAGAGGGCTCAAGACCTGGTTGACGAACCAGACCAGTCCTCTGCAATCAAGGGTCGTTACGGCAGTAGCCAAACGGACAGAGGTCTGGGGCGGAAGAGGCCATATGGGGACTCATACGAGTTATTATGTGACCTTTGAATTCCATAATGGCAGCCGTAGAGAGCTTGAAGTGAAGCCGAAGGCGTATGCCATGATTGTAGAGGGAGACCGGGGAGAGCTGTCGTACCAAGGCAGCCGGTTCAAAGGGTTCGTGCGGGCGGGGATGCAGAGGGACAGCGGGGTCAGCAGGTGA
- a CDS encoding YitT family protein, translating to MKVRYRNAAPLRYSKTLRLLSIVGGGLLAAVGLELFLMPHKLLPGGIAGLSALLSHVTEMRLGLFLFLFNLPFILMSRRQINLRFALYTMLGLICLTAGSLALHHFPAAISEPLPAAIAGGLCLGFGLGISVRFGGLTAGSEKQSVRLLNGGPPKSAEMPIMLFNMLILLYGGSLFGWDQAMYSIIAYLLAFEALRFSLRDLSLTQAVFITSSKCEEIRRKLQQSLDREVKLVKSTGPEGEPGTVFCFASRLEEEQLASIVHDCDQDSKIVINAARNNRISALFRNKPPG from the coding sequence ATGAAAGTCAGATATAGAAATGCTGCACCCTTACGTTATTCCAAGACCTTGCGTCTGCTGTCTATTGTAGGCGGAGGATTACTAGCAGCCGTTGGTCTGGAGCTGTTCCTGATGCCGCATAAGCTGCTACCGGGCGGCATTGCCGGGTTATCCGCCCTGCTGTCCCATGTGACTGAAATGCGGCTTGGATTATTCCTGTTCCTGTTCAACCTTCCGTTTATTCTGATGTCACGCAGGCAGATTAATCTCCGCTTTGCCTTGTATACGATGCTTGGTCTGATTTGTCTAACAGCAGGGTCCCTGGCCCTGCACCATTTCCCGGCGGCAATCAGTGAGCCGCTGCCCGCGGCTATTGCGGGGGGACTATGCCTCGGGTTCGGCCTGGGCATCTCTGTGCGCTTCGGCGGACTGACCGCAGGAAGCGAGAAGCAGAGCGTACGGCTGCTGAACGGAGGGCCGCCCAAATCGGCTGAGATGCCGATTATGCTGTTCAACATGCTCATCCTGCTCTACGGCGGATCATTATTCGGCTGGGATCAGGCGATGTACAGTATCATCGCGTACCTGCTCGCCTTTGAAGCGCTGCGGTTCTCCTTAAGGGACCTCTCGCTCACGCAGGCGGTGTTCATTACAAGCAGCAAATGCGAGGAAATCCGCCGCAAGCTCCAGCAGTCGCTGGACCGCGAGGTGAAGCTCGTAAAATCCACAGGACCGGAGGGGGAGCCAGGTACGGTATTCTGTTTTGCCAGCAGGCTGGAGGAAGAGCAGCTTGCCTCTATCGTGCATGACTGTGATCAGGACAGCAAGATTGTGATCAATGCCGCGCGGAACAACCGGATCTCAGCGCTTTTCCGCAATAAGCCGCCGGGCTGA
- a CDS encoding stage VI sporulation protein F, which produces MGYQQYGISPQLVDRIKLKMKNPAVKERVKNMITGISKQELQDTAVVRKLVRNASSVMHEKLTNAQEEQIVKFVIAQKIDPNNTFHLIRLWGMFR; this is translated from the coding sequence TTGGGTTATCAGCAATATGGAATCAGTCCCCAGCTGGTGGATCGCATCAAGCTGAAGATGAAGAATCCGGCGGTCAAGGAACGCGTCAAGAATATGATTACCGGCATCTCCAAACAGGAGCTGCAGGATACAGCAGTGGTGCGTAAGCTGGTGCGTAATGCGTCGTCGGTGATGCATGAGAAGCTGACGAACGCACAGGAAGAGCAAATTGTGAAATTCGTCATCGCCCAAAAGATTGATCCGAACAATACGTTTCACTTAATCCGCTTATGGGGGATGTTCCGCTGA